A window of Melospiza melodia melodia isolate bMelMel2 chromosome Z, bMelMel2.pri, whole genome shotgun sequence contains these coding sequences:
- the LOC134432535 gene encoding transcription factor JunD-like: MPEVLARDGCPSRQTGVRSDGRVCTTRLSQGQEEPGAPTFPLYTFFVSERKEDLFALAWWLWLLFQDSSLCPADGRPQHCLLSHTALAGRVSEREEQRGFPTDTPPGSRSAQARRAGEGAGGGDRRRRRQQGGGDGGAGSGPGAWRGSGGAGRRLSPRCQPRAAGPAEQPPSPARPAPEPPPAGEGGSMSGGRSGRSAVKMEAPFYPEEGLELLPDFVPLPGFGTAGGPGADAAAGQKLLLGAGKKRDLPAAAPAPLPGPFALRPPAGARGSAAALRLLPPPPAAAPPPTAGSAETGSSGGAAAARGGPEAALGSAAELPLLKLPPAADLEQLLIQGGAGLGAGSPGPTAPGAGSGGAAAAAGPFLYRQPVTQEQEGFADGFVKALADLHKQNQLLTAPPPLSAPGPCCTARPGPPGAPAAAAADPPAVYTNLSGFNPAGPLSPSGSAYPSASAPPPPPGLAFGAAGLGSGRLPPARSLEEPQTVPEVPPSAGGEGGSSAPTPPSLSPLDAESQERLKAERKRLRNRIAASKCRRRKLERIARLEEKVKALKGQNAELAATANLLRAQVTQLQGRVRSHLSSGCHINAAGHPPPPHAAAQPRETPPEAATAAPETSAC, from the exons ATGCCCGAAGTCCTGGCCAGGGATGGTTGTCCCAGCCGGCAGACAGGGGTGCGGTCGGACGGACGAGTCTGCACAACGCGGCTGTCACAGGGACAGGAAGAACCTGGCGCT CCTACTTTCCCCCTCTACACTTTCTTCGTGAGTGAAAGAAAAGAAGATTTATTTGCCTTAGCTTGGTGGCTATGGCTTCTCTTCCAGGACAGCTCTCTTTGCCCAGCTGATGGAAG GCCCCAGCACTGCCTTCTTTCCCACACCGCACTCGCGGGGCGAGTTTCCGAGAGGGAGGAGCAGCGCGGGTTCCCCACGGACACCCCACCGGGAAGCCGTTCCGCGCAAGCCCGGCGGGCGGGGGAAGGAGCGGGCGGGGGggaccggcggcggcggcggcagcagggAGGTGGCGACGGCGGGGCGGGCAGCGGGCCCGGGGCGTGGCGCGGGTCCGGCGGCGCCGGGAGGCGGCTCAGTCCCCGCTGCCAGCCGAGGGCGGCCGGCCCCGCGGAGCAgccgcccagcccggcccgccccgcgccggagccgccgccggccGGCGAGGGCGGCAGCATGAGCGGCGGGCGTAGCGGGCGATCCGCCGTGAAGATGGAGGCGCCGTTCTACCCCGAGGAAGGACTGGAGCTGTTGCCCGACTTCGTGCCGCTGCCGGGTTTCGGTACCGCCGGCGGACCTGGAGCCGATGCGGCGGCGGGGCAGAAGCTGCTGCTGGGCGCCGGGAAGAAGCGGGACCTGCCGGCTGCCGCCCCCGCGCCGCTCCCGGGGCCCTTCGCCCTTCGCCCGCCTGCCGGCGCCCGCGGCAGCGCGGCGGCTCTGCgattgctgccgccgccgcccgccgccgccccgccgcccacCGCGGGCTCCGCGGAGACGGGGAgcagcggcggggcggcggcggcccgcGGCGGCCCGGAGGCCGCGCTGGGGTCGGctgcggagctgccgctgctgaAGCTGCCACCGGCCGCCgacctggagcagctgctgatccaGGGGGGCGCGGGGCTGGGCGCGGGCAGCCCGGGGCCGACGGCGCCCGGGGCGGGaagcggcggggcggcggcggcggcggggccgttcCTCTACCGGCAGCCGGTGACGCAGGAACAGGAGGGTTTCGCCGACGGCTTCGTCAAGGCCCTGGCTGACCTGCACAAGCAGAACCAGCTCCTgacggcgccgccgccgctctccGCGCCGGGACCCTGCTGCACCGCCCGCCCGGGGCCACCGGGAgcccccgccgctgccgccgccgacCCTCCGGCCGTCTACACCAACTTGAGCGGCTTCAACCCCGCGGGGCCGCTGAGCCCCTCGGGCAGCGCCTACCCCTCCGCCTCCGCCCCGCCACCGCCGCCGGGCCTGGCCTTCGGAGCCGCGGGTCTGGGGAGCGGCCGGCTGCCGCCGGCGCGGTCCCTGGAGGAGCCGCAGACGGTGCCCGAGGTGCCGCCGTCGGCGGGCGGGGAGGGTGGCAGCAGCGCGCCGACGCCGCCGTCGCTGTCGCCGCTGGACGCGGAGAGCCAGGAGCGGCTGAAGGCAGAGCGCAAGCGGCTGCGAAACCGCATCGCCGCCTCCAAGTGCCGCCGGCGGAAGCTGGAGCGCATCGCCCGGCTGGAGGAGAAGGTGAAGGCGCTCAAGGGGCAGAACGCCGAGCTGGCCGCCACCGCCAACCTCCTCCGCGCCCAGGTCACCCAGCTGCAGGGTCGCGTCCGCAGCCACCTCTCCTCTGGCTGCCACATCAACGCCGCCgggcatcctcctcctcctcacgccGCCGCCCAGCCGCGGGAGACTCCCCCCGAGGCGGCCACCGCCGCGCCGGAGACCAGCGCCTGCTGA
- the THAP1 gene encoding THAP domain-containing protein 1 — translation MVQSCSAYRCRNRYDKEKPISFHKFPLTRPDLCKKWEAAVKRKNFKPTKYSSICSEHFTPDCFKRECNNKLLKENAVPTIFCYTEPGEKSEEFAEQPEDPLPPPPLPPPPPPPPPPPPPAAPVLPQSPSTPSFHLSQIDARFVDPSIGLLMPPLQTPSNLAVFCDHNYTVEDTVHQRKRIQQLEEQVEKLRKKLKTAQQRCRRQERQIEKLREIVQFQKEKDILAGKGYVILPNDYFEVVEVPA, via the exons ATGGTGCAGTCCTGTTCCGCCTACCGCTGCCGGAACCGATACGACAAAGAGAAGCCCATCTCTTTCCACAA GTTCCCTCTTACAAGACCCGATCTTTGCAAGAAGTGGGAAGCTGCTGTTAAGAGGAAAAACTTCAAGCCGACGAAGTACAGCAGCATTTGCTCAGAACACTTTACCCCCGATTGCTTTAAGAGGGAATGCAATAACAAGCTCCTAAAAGAGAATGCTGTGCCCACAATTTTCTGTTACACTGAACCCGGTGAAAAG TCTGAAGAATTTGCCGAGCAGCCAGAAGATCCACTGCCGCCTCCTCCACTGCCACCGCCGCCACCgcctccaccaccaccaccaccaccagcagctccagtACTACCACAGTCTCCATCAACTCCTTCTTTTCATTTGTCTCAAATTGATGCCAGATTTGTAGATCCCAGTATTGGATTATTGATGCCCCCTCTTCAGACCCCCAGCAATCTTGCTGTTTTTTGCGATCATAATTACACCGTTGAGGATACAGTCCATCAGCGGAAAAGGATTCAACAGCTGGAGGAACAGGTTGAAAAACTGCGCAAGAAGCTCAAGACCGCGCAACAGCGGTGCCGGCGTCAGGAAAGACAAATTGAGAAACTAAGAGAGATTGTTCagtttcagaaagaaaaagacaTATTGGCAGGAAAAGGCTATGTGATTCTGCCTAATGACTATTTTGAAGTCGTAGAAGTACCTGCCTAG